In a genomic window of Pontibacter liquoris:
- a CDS encoding glycosyltransferase family 1 protein translates to MLKTNAQPRVSEETEETGTQMYASPYLEVENTKKDKESIAIPLAASIWENMPDVVCLSHLRWNFVYQRPQHLLSRFARLGRLFFVEEPIYTNSPEHYLHYEKKSELLQIVTPHLPHGLSPEQIEQAQKMLLAGLLNTHKIEEYLFWYYTPMALGFSEDFNPVLTVYDCMDELAAFKFAPTRLKELEAKLFQKADLVFTGGQSLYEVKKEQHEQVYAFPSSIDKAHFGKAKAKQPAPADQATIPLPRMGFFGVIDERMDIDLLAFVADAHPEWQLVIIGPVVKIDPASLPKRENIHYLGGKTYDELPAYLSGWDVALLPFAINESTRFISPTKTPEYLAAGKPVVSTAIQDVVRPYGEQNLVHIAHTPEAFVAGIEKALAQAEDKNWHRQVDAFLANMSWDQTWRQMVAIMNETLQQKSQQKRG, encoded by the coding sequence ATGCTAAAAACAAACGCGCAACCCCGTGTATCAGAGGAGACAGAAGAAACAGGTACCCAGATGTATGCATCGCCTTATTTAGAGGTAGAAAATACAAAAAAAGATAAAGAAAGTATTGCAATTCCGCTTGCCGCAAGCATTTGGGAAAACATGCCCGATGTGGTGTGCCTTTCACATTTGCGCTGGAATTTTGTGTACCAGCGGCCACAGCACCTGCTTTCGCGGTTTGCCCGCTTAGGAAGGCTCTTTTTTGTGGAAGAACCAATTTATACTAATTCACCGGAGCACTACCTGCACTACGAGAAAAAGTCCGAGCTGCTGCAGATCGTTACACCCCATCTGCCGCACGGCCTTAGCCCGGAGCAAATAGAGCAGGCGCAGAAAATGCTGCTGGCCGGGCTGCTGAACACACATAAGATAGAGGAATACCTGTTCTGGTACTATACGCCTATGGCGCTCGGTTTTTCCGAAGACTTTAACCCGGTGCTCACGGTGTATGACTGCATGGATGAACTGGCGGCCTTTAAATTTGCCCCGACGCGCCTGAAAGAGCTGGAAGCAAAGTTGTTTCAGAAAGCCGACCTGGTGTTTACCGGGGGCCAGAGCTTGTATGAAGTTAAAAAGGAGCAGCACGAGCAGGTTTACGCCTTCCCGAGCAGCATCGACAAAGCCCATTTTGGCAAAGCTAAAGCAAAGCAGCCGGCACCTGCCGACCAGGCAACTATTCCGCTGCCCCGCATGGGCTTTTTTGGGGTGATTGACGAACGCATGGACATCGACCTGCTGGCTTTTGTAGCCGATGCCCACCCGGAGTGGCAGCTGGTCATAATTGGCCCGGTGGTGAAGATCGATCCGGCATCGCTTCCAAAACGCGAGAACATCCATTATTTAGGTGGCAAAACTTACGATGAGCTGCCTGCTTATCTGAGCGGATGGGATGTAGCCCTGCTGCCCTTTGCCATTAACGAATCGACCCGCTTTATCAGCCCCACCAAAACACCTGAATACCTGGCAGCCGGAAAGCCGGTGGTGTCTACCGCTATTCAGGATGTGGTGCGGCCCTATGGCGAGCAGAACCTGGTGCATATTGCCCATACGCCCGAAGCGTTTGTGGCGGGAATAGAAAAGGCCCTGGCGCAGGCCGAAGATAAGAACTGGCACCGGCAGGTGGACGCTTTCCTGGCCAACATGTCCTGGGACCAGACCTGGCGCCAGATGGTAGCAATCATGAACGAAACATTACAGCAAAAGTCACAGCAGAAGAGGGGATAG